From Coturnix japonica isolate 7356 chromosome 1, Coturnix japonica 2.1, whole genome shotgun sequence, the proteins below share one genomic window:
- the VEGFD gene encoding vascular endothelial growth factor D isoform X1 — MYKLWVTVNIFMISFLHLLQGSDYENGSVKRTSLSALERSEQQIRRASSLEELLRITHAEDWKLWKCRLKLKSLANLDSRSASHRSTRFAAAFYDIDTLKVIDEEWQKTQCVPRETCVEVAKELGTTTNKFFKPPCVNVFRCGGCCNEESLSCMNTSTTYVSKTLFEISVPLTSVPEPVPIKIANHTGCKCLSNTQRHQYTIIRRSVQYPEEDGCPFTNKLCHNGWVWDSDKCECVADVQHSNRREGLPPLAELAMCGQYMEFDEENCECICRQKCPTEFIQSKENCSCYLCRESQESCAQKHKIFHAETCSCEDRCPSQPRTCPTAKPTCPRHCRCPKEKRNSHGSQSRENP, encoded by the exons aGGACATCTCTGTCAGCATTGGAGCGGTCAGAGCAGCAGATCAGGAGAGCATCCAGCCTGGAAGAGCTCCTTCGAATAACTCATGCTGAGGACTGGAAGCTGTGGAAATGCAGGCTAAAACTCAAAAGCCTGGCCAATTTAGACTCCCGCTCTGCATCACATCGCTCCACcagatttgctgctgctttctatGATATCGATACACTGAAAG TCATAGATGAAGAATGGCAGAAGACTCAATGTGTGCCAAGGGAAACCTGTGTAGAAGTTGCCAAAGAGCTGGGTACGACAACCAACAAGTTCTTCAAGCCACCCTGCGTGAATGTGTTCAGATGTGGAGGCTGCTGCAATGAGGAGAGTCTGAGCTGCATGAACACGAGTACAACTTATGTGTCAAAAACG CTCTTTGAGATCTCAGTTCCTTTGACAAGTGTTCCAGAGCCCGTGCCAATCAAAATTGCCAACCACACTGGCTGTAAGTGTTTGTCAAATACCCAGCGTCACCAGTACACCATCATACGAAGATCTGTCCAGTACCCAGAAGAAGATGG ttGTCCCTTTACAAACAAACTTTGCCATAATGGATGGGTCTGGGATAGTGACAAATGTGAATGTGTTGCAGATGTACAGCACTCAAACAGACGGGAAG GGCTCCCTCCTCTTGCTGAGCTGGCTATGTGTGGACAATATATGGAATTTGATGAAGAAAACTGTGAATGCATCTGCCGGCAGAAGTGTCCCACAGAATTCATTCAAAGTAAAGAGAACTGCAGCTGCTATTTGTGTAGGGAGAGCCAGGAAAGCTGTGCTCAGAAACACAAGATATTTCATGCTGAAACCTGCAG CTGTGAGGACAGATGTCCATCCCAACCCAGAACATGCCCAACTGCAAAGCCAACATGTCCCAGACATTGTCGGTGTccaaaggagaagagaaattCTCATGGGtctcaaagcagagaaaatcctTGA
- the VEGFD gene encoding vascular endothelial growth factor D isoform X2 encodes MDRRGSLDSIFHHRWRTSLSALERSEQQIRRASSLEELLRITHAEDWKLWKCRLKLKSLANLDSRSASHRSTRFAAAFYDIDTLKVIDEEWQKTQCVPRETCVEVAKELGTTTNKFFKPPCVNVFRCGGCCNEESLSCMNTSTTYVSKTLFEISVPLTSVPEPVPIKIANHTGCKCLSNTQRHQYTIIRRSVQYPEEDGCPFTNKLCHNGWVWDSDKCECVADVQHSNRREGLPPLAELAMCGQYMEFDEENCECICRQKCPTEFIQSKENCSCYLCRESQESCAQKHKIFHAETCSCEDRCPSQPRTCPTAKPTCPRHCRCPKEKRNSHGSQSRENP; translated from the exons aGGACATCTCTGTCAGCATTGGAGCGGTCAGAGCAGCAGATCAGGAGAGCATCCAGCCTGGAAGAGCTCCTTCGAATAACTCATGCTGAGGACTGGAAGCTGTGGAAATGCAGGCTAAAACTCAAAAGCCTGGCCAATTTAGACTCCCGCTCTGCATCACATCGCTCCACcagatttgctgctgctttctatGATATCGATACACTGAAAG TCATAGATGAAGAATGGCAGAAGACTCAATGTGTGCCAAGGGAAACCTGTGTAGAAGTTGCCAAAGAGCTGGGTACGACAACCAACAAGTTCTTCAAGCCACCCTGCGTGAATGTGTTCAGATGTGGAGGCTGCTGCAATGAGGAGAGTCTGAGCTGCATGAACACGAGTACAACTTATGTGTCAAAAACG CTCTTTGAGATCTCAGTTCCTTTGACAAGTGTTCCAGAGCCCGTGCCAATCAAAATTGCCAACCACACTGGCTGTAAGTGTTTGTCAAATACCCAGCGTCACCAGTACACCATCATACGAAGATCTGTCCAGTACCCAGAAGAAGATGG ttGTCCCTTTACAAACAAACTTTGCCATAATGGATGGGTCTGGGATAGTGACAAATGTGAATGTGTTGCAGATGTACAGCACTCAAACAGACGGGAAG GGCTCCCTCCTCTTGCTGAGCTGGCTATGTGTGGACAATATATGGAATTTGATGAAGAAAACTGTGAATGCATCTGCCGGCAGAAGTGTCCCACAGAATTCATTCAAAGTAAAGAGAACTGCAGCTGCTATTTGTGTAGGGAGAGCCAGGAAAGCTGTGCTCAGAAACACAAGATATTTCATGCTGAAACCTGCAG CTGTGAGGACAGATGTCCATCCCAACCCAGAACATGCCCAACTGCAAAGCCAACATGTCCCAGACATTGTCGGTGTccaaaggagaagagaaattCTCATGGGtctcaaagcagagaaaatcctTGA